CACAGCCGCATCGAGGTGAGGCTGGGAGAAAACAACATCGATGTTGTGGAGGGCACTGAGCAGTTCATCAGTGCGGCCAAGGTCATCCGGCACCCCAGTTACAACAGCTGGACCCTGGACAATGACATCCTGCTGATCAAACTCTCGTCGCCTGCAGTCCTCAGTACCCGGGTGTCCACCTTAGCTCTGCCCACCGCCTGCGCGGCTGCTGGCACCCAGTGCCTCATCTCTGGCTGGGGCAACACCCTGAGCTCTGGCGGTGAGTGGGCCCCTCACGACTTCAGCCTCCTACCTAGCCACGTTGCCCAGAATCCAGCAGCCCCTGAGCTTGGACCACCTTGCTTCCAGTCTGCAAATTCACATCAAGTGCCTACTACACCCAGGCCCCTGCGCTGGGTACCAGAGATATGCAAGGTGTAGAGAGCTGACCCCTAGAATCAAAAGACAGGACCAGTGTAGGCCTTGCTATTATTACCTCTAGGGGAGGGGTCGGCAGAGAGCATCCCTGGGAGCTGAAACCCACTGCCGGCCCTTCCGTGGGGGGCCTCTCCTGGCTGCCCCCAGGTTCAGCCCTGGAGTACCATCTCCAGTCCTGGCCTGACCCCCGTTTTCCTTTCCTTGATCTCTTCCTGATCCTCAAAGTCAACTACCCTGAGCTGCTGCAGTGCCTGGACGCCCCCCTGCTGAGCCAGGCCGAGTGTGAGGCTTCGTACCCCGGACAGATCACTGACAACATGGTCTGCGCCGGCTTCCTGGAGGGAGGCAAGGATTCCTGCCAGGTGACTTGACCCTGTCATGCTGAGACCCTGCCCAGACACCACGCAGCCCCCCCTGGGAGCGGGCTTGCAAGCTCCCATTCAGTGGTCCCGTGGAGAAGCGAGGGCGGCTAGCGTGGGTGGCATCTCATCAGTGAGAAGGATGTGGAGCCACAGAGCTGACAGAAACCGGGTCTTTTAAGGTTCAGACTGCACACGCCTCTGGTCcgcctttcctctctctttataAAGCTTGTCCCATCTTTCCCTCCCAGGGTGATTCTGGTGGCCCTGTGGCCTGCAACGGAGAGCTCCAGGGTATCGTCTCCTGGGGCTATGGCTGCGCCCAGAAGAACAAGCCTGGGGTCTACACCAAGGTCTGCAACTATGTAGACTGGATTGAGGAGACCATCGTGGCCAACAGCTAAACCCTATCCCTCTGCCATCGTTATGCTAATAAAGTGACTCTGCTCCCATTGCTCAGGTCTGCAtctgctccctccagccccctcacTCTGGGGAACATCCTCCCACCCAAGGCCAGACAGGGTCCACCCCCATCTCTAGCTGCAACTGTGGTCCATCACCCTTTGGTCCATCAGCCTGTGATCCATCAACCTGTGGCCCATTAGCCCCGCAACTCAACatctctccagctcctcccctgccctcggCACTTCCTGAGGGGCTCTGGTCTTACCCACCCCTTCACCCTCTTCAGAAAAGTCTTTGACTCCTTCTGCTCCTGACCCTcatccccacacccctgccctggccctgctgacccTCTGGCCTGAGTGAGgaatcctccttccctcccacgcTTTCCCCTATCACACGTCTGCTCATGCTGCTGGTGTACATGGATGTGTCTGCCTTGGCCTTCAGCCGTGAGCTTCCTGGGGAAGAAATCTGGTCTTGCTCAACCTGGTGTATCTACTGATCAAACCACAGCTGGGGCAGAGTAGGCCACCAGTGATCAAATGAACAGAGTATGAGCTAGGCCTGGAGGGAAATGTACGGAAGGAAGAAAGAGCCTTCCAGGAGGACGGTTCTCCAAGGGTGGCCCCTGGACCAGCggcaccagcatcacctgggaatttaggagaaatgcaaattcctgggccccacACCAGACCCACTGAGCCAGAAGCTCTGAGACAGAGCCCAGGAagttgcattttaacaagacttCCAAGTCATTCTGAAGTCAAAGTGACAGCCCTAGACCAGGACCCTCTGTGAAACCGACAGTAATATCGTCTTTACTCCCTGCAGGCACCATGATAAAACTTTACGTGTATTCTCTCAGTTATTTCTCACAACAGCTCCGGACGGTAGGTGTGATTctatttatcatcatcatcatcatccttcccattttacagataggagaCTGGAGTTTCAAAAGGttcagtaacttgtccaaggtccaAGCAGGCTGGTTGGGAGCCCCACAGCCTGGCTacggtggtggggctgggggtgggggggctagCAGGTGCCACGTCTACCAGAGCCTGGGAACTGAAGTGGCGGCGCCTGGGCACTGGTTCCAGCCCTGTCTTTTATCCCACACCCCTTTGGGGACCCTTTTAGCCTCTTCAACTTTCAATTTCATCTGGGGAAATTAGAAGACAAATTCGGGGTTAAAATGTCTgttaacatacttgaaagttttcaaaatgaCACATAGATATTAGTTGTGTGTCTCCTCCCTACATCCCAACACACCTTAAGAAAGGCACGGGCACCATCCACATTCCTCTCACCCCCTCAAGCGGCCAGCGCTGAGATTGCAGCCACTTAGGTCTaacaaaaaataaggaaaggcTGCTCCCTGCTGTCCAAGAGGAAGAATGACCCCGCTGGGTCCCTGCCTATCAGGTCTAAACtccttttacagggaaaaataaacaagccttCGCGTACACTCAGGCGGCTGAGAGTATGACAGAGtagtggcaaagctgggacaaACCCCAGCAGGGTTAAAAGTAGTGGAACCAAGACAGGGAAGTATTATTCTTTGTAAGGCCAGTTGGGATGAGGGTCCCCAGCTAGCTGGTCAAAGGAAACCACTTAAGGAGTAAATTACTGTCAGGTGAAAAATGTGCATAAATAAGATGGGAAAATCATGGTGCAAGATCAAAGTGAGTCACCGCATTGATGAGAGTGGTCCTCATTGTGGAAGAGGAGCAAGGAAGTGGTCTTGCCACTTTCCAACTGATAAAAGCGATCAATGAACTTTTATTCGGGCTATGGTAGAGCACTGTGAGATCTGTCACCAGGCCTGGGTTAAATAAAGACTGTagcccctttccccttttcctgtAAATACTGCGAGCCCTGTGGTTGCAGCCAGCTCGTAGCACCACCAGATAGCTCCCTGCTCTTCTTAGCACCCGACACCTGCCCTTCTCCTCCTGGGGACAAGAAGTGGGTCCCCTGGTGCTGAAGTAGAAATACCCAGGGTAATTCCCTGCTAATTGTTTATTTACACATAAATTAATAAACCCAACCCTAGAGATTTTTAACTCAAAATATCCTGGGGACTACTCAGAAATACGTATTTTTCACAAGCTCCCTAGTTGATCAGAGACTCGGTATGCAAATTCAGGACCATAAAACAACTGCTTGCATAAACTgatcttctctggaaaaaaagaataactttgtTAATAAAACATGTAgggttttttttcagtagcagattttaaaattacttaaagcagtgctttattgttatttttcttttaaaattttattcagtttaattttaaatagataataaagCCGCACGGTTCAAAAATCAAAACACGATAAAGTTGAtactgagaaatgtttatttgacTTACActctgcttctgcctcctccactcaTTCTTAACAGGTAATCTCTTTTATCCATCTCTTTGTAACCTTCCACTGTTTATGTAGCATCAAGCAAACAAAagtataattcttattttccccCTTTGTTAGACAAAGGTAGCAGGTACAGGAACATTATTTTATAGCTTGCTTTTATCCAATTAACAGTATTAAGCTTTCCATAGCaatatgaaacattttcattctttttcagcaCTGAAGAACATTCTGATTTGTGaatgtatcacaatttatttatccaatttCTTACTGATGGGCACTTAAGGGTTTCCCAGTCTTTCTGCTATTCCaaacaatgcaaatattttacccacatttttttcatttgtatgcaAGTGTGATTACAGGATAAATTCCCAcaggtgggattgctgggtgaAACAGGAGGCACATTTGTAGGTTTTATGGATGTTTCCAAATTGCTCCTATAAAGGGTCGCATTATCTCGCACTCCTACCAGCAATCAATGTATTTCACCAGCAACTAGCCAAAAAAGAATGGTCTTCCATAATTCAGTGTTCTCAATCAAGTTGGTGAAAAGCAACGTTTCAATGCAGTTTTAGTTTGTATCTATCACTGCAAGTGTCTTTCTGTGGCTTAAGCGCATTTGGATCTtatttctgagcctctgttcttTGCTGGTTTAATTGAGCTGCTGGattatttccttattgatctCTAGGAGTTCATCATGATGGGGAGATCAGCCCTTAGGGTGAGAACTGCTCACGTTTCTCCCATgttgttatttgtcttttgattCTGCGTACGTTTTCCCCTGTAAGTGTGTTATCATTACGTAGGCAAGTtggtctctttttctccctctagaTTTTAAGTCATAGTTTGAAAGGCAGCAAAAGGAAGCACCATCTAGTGAAATGAGGTTGAGGCCACACACTGGAGGTTCAATCTCAAGGTCATCTAGTGCAGGGAAAATGAAATACCCATCAAACATGTGAAATGTTTCTGCCCCTCAGGGAAAAGCGGGAGGAGACCTTGATGGCAATCACGTGGCCATGCGCTTCGCTTTGAACGTCCCTGAGGCTGTATTCATCCACTTCGCtgtcctctcccccagctcccttccctgaACTCTGATGTCTGAGGTCCACAGTGAGGAGAGAGGCCAGCGGGCGACACACGTGGTCCTCCCTTTCCTCACACCTGGTTAGAGACACAGCTCTCAGCCCTCAGCACTGTATCTACCCCTGGGAAAGCCCTGCCTCTGTGTAGCTCGTAGTTACTTCTTCCCAGATCACCCTGGAGGTTCAGAATTGGGCCAAAGGGCAGAGTCTGGGTACTGAGGGATCCCATTCTTGGGTGAAAGGCATGACCTCTAGTGACCAGTCTCAGGGGCAGACCCAGGGTGGAAAGGGGCTGCTACAGTGGGCGACAACTGTGTAGAGGGGCGGGCACCAGGGAAAACACACCGTCTTGATGCAAGGGCacggggcaggggctggggggcctggTTCCTACCCTCTCCCCCTCGCAGGGGCGCTGACGTCACCGCCTCGCCCTCCAATGCCCTCAAAGGGGCAGCTGCTCTGGTGGTTTCTCCCAGACCCCGACTCCGACTCCGAGGGGCGGGCCCATGGGAGGGGCCGTTTTTGTATAAAGCTGTAACGTTGTGGGGACAGGGGGCCACGGTGATTCAACCCTATGGGAAATCTTTACAAAAACCTTTCTGCCTGTCCCAAAGCCCACagtccctctgccctctgcccggGTCACAGGCCCAAGGGTGGTTTGGGTCAGAATGCCTCCACCTCACCCCCGGCCACCTGTCAAGTCAAGGCCACGGACAAGGACAGGCCTGGATCAGAGCTGCAGCTTCCGGGCAGAAAGCCAGATGTAAGAAGACTGCCTCAGGGCCTCATGGGTGAAGAACCCAGAAAGACCCCTTTAgacagaccccaccccacccgtCCCCCAGGACAAGGTCAGTGGGAAGGGACCCCTTCTTTAAAAGAAGAAGCCAGTGGTATCCCAGCTCTCTGTGGACAGTCATGGGTCTCCGGgactccactcccctccccaggcccacatccctCTCTGATGGAGCCTCAGAAAGATTCCAGAAAGGAATCTTTCAGGGCCCTCTGGATGGACTCTGGCCATGTTCTGTGGCCCCAAGAATCAAAAGTCAAAAACAGTCTTCTGTGCAATGTCTATAAAGCACACGAGGGGTTCCTAATTCCAAAATCCACCAGACACCATCCAGGACCCGCTCCTCTCTGCACACTTCatatgtgttttcctttttgctccGTGTCACTGTGTGAACACTGAAGTTTTCTTTGGAGAAGGCACCAGACTCACGGTTGTAGGTAAGATATAGTCCAGCTCTTTCCTGGCCCCTTGTAGGGGAAGGCGGGTCCCCAGTGGGCGTTGTAGGGTGGCTGTATTCTGATGTGTTATGACTTTAACTTCGGCCCAGGGACCAAGCTGACGGTCGTAGGTAAGGCCAGGGTCTCCAGCGAGTACGATGAGGCAGGACTGTCTCCTGGGGAGGACTCGCTtccctgggg
The Camelus ferus isolate YT-003-E chromosome 7, BCGSAC_Cfer_1.0, whole genome shotgun sequence genome window above contains:
- the PRSS2 gene encoding trypsin-2, producing the protein MNPLLILAFVGAAVAVPTDDDDKIVGGYTCAENSVPYQVSLNSGYHFCGGSLISDQWVVSAAHCYKSRIEVRLGENNIDVVEGTEQFISAAKVIRHPSYNSWTLDNDILLIKLSSPAVLSTRVSTLALPTACAAAGTQCLISGWGNTLSSGVNYPELLQCLDAPLLSQAECEASYPGQITDNMVCAGFLEGGKDSCQGDSGGPVACNGELQGIVSWGYGCAQKNKPGVYTKVCNYVDWIEETIVANS